A genomic window from Terrisporobacter glycolicus ATCC 14880 = DSM 1288 includes:
- a CDS encoding LicD family protein produces the protein MLLREFLNEFELDYAQAPTRVKKYPFGQLCNKEIVLIGDGNDTFTRSVVYSFLNLNDQKDLNIKVTLVPIGNIDNNIYRSELINREDFFVKELNDIDECEHVILTGLCNKEIKSNASEYMHIIDNYTSIFEKISKISFERLIFMSDYRVNGKIPNKMIASEYEKFDNINNFEQMILQSLESLCICYSKENNFNYTIIRTAMAYGACVDFNGNFLKEFVKDANEKEYVNLDDRQFSFIYISDILTAIFYALKKCPTNKIYNVDGLQSTVSSTEILTLLVNNNLVKADINIINKNHKDFEQYDFSINSLKIRHYKWCPKVCLEDGLILMVKSIYNRDETFIFDNTYHGKLKTVHEILLAYILEIDRICKKHDIKYFLAGGTLLGAIRHKGFIPWDDDADVMMLREDYDKFLKVAQDELPSNLFVQNPRTEELNHHVFTKIRMDNTLFATRHTGKFMKMHNGIFIDILSQDNTSNNKFIQNLHIYATLITRSMVFNKWANKKMKTGGKHPVLCKIGNFMKNKCSYKFLEYLQDNIITLFKNSKKAEYLYDGMGRNLRRGVFPKEWLDEVIYVDFEGYKLPVPKHYDEYLTYLYGDYMQMIPVSQRRTSHSIVLMDLGEYTNFKLINENVD, from the coding sequence ATGTTATTAAGAGAGTTTTTAAATGAGTTTGAATTAGACTATGCTCAAGCTCCAACGAGGGTTAAAAAATACCCTTTTGGTCAATTGTGCAATAAAGAGATTGTATTAATTGGGGATGGAAATGATACATTTACGCGTTCGGTTGTATATTCTTTTTTAAATTTAAATGATCAAAAAGACTTAAATATTAAAGTTACTTTAGTACCAATAGGTAATATTGATAATAATATTTATAGAAGTGAACTTATAAATAGAGAAGATTTTTTTGTAAAAGAGTTAAATGATATAGATGAATGTGAACATGTAATTTTAACTGGGCTATGTAATAAAGAAATAAAATCAAATGCTAGTGAATATATGCATATTATAGATAACTATACAAGTATATTTGAGAAAATTAGCAAAATTTCTTTTGAACGATTAATTTTTATGTCTGATTATCGTGTTAATGGAAAAATACCTAATAAAATGATAGCATCTGAATATGAAAAATTTGATAATATTAATAATTTTGAACAAATGATTCTTCAGAGTTTAGAATCATTATGCATATGTTATAGTAAAGAAAATAACTTTAATTATACTATAATACGAACAGCTATGGCTTATGGTGCATGTGTCGATTTCAATGGTAATTTTTTAAAAGAGTTCGTAAAAGATGCAAATGAAAAAGAATATGTTAATTTGGATGATAGACAGTTTTCATTTATATATATTAGTGACATTTTAACAGCTATTTTTTATGCATTAAAAAAATGTCCTACTAATAAAATTTATAATGTTGATGGATTACAATCTACAGTATCTAGTACAGAAATATTAACATTATTAGTAAATAACAACTTAGTTAAAGCTGATATAAACATTATTAATAAAAATCATAAAGATTTTGAACAATATGATTTTAGTATTAATAGTCTGAAAATAAGACATTATAAATGGTGTCCAAAAGTATGCTTAGAAGATGGTTTGATTCTTATGGTAAAGAGTATTTACAATAGGGATGAAACTTTTATATTTGATAATACATACCATGGTAAGTTAAAAACTGTACATGAAATTTTATTAGCGTACATATTGGAAATTGACAGGATTTGTAAGAAACATGATATAAAGTACTTTTTAGCAGGAGGAACATTATTAGGAGCAATTAGACATAAAGGATTTATACCATGGGATGATGACGCAGATGTAATGATGTTAAGAGAAGATTATGATAAATTTCTTAAAGTGGCCCAAGATGAATTGCCTTCAAATTTATTTGTTCAAAATCCTAGAACTGAAGAATTAAACCATCATGTATTTACAAAGATAAGAATGGATAATACACTATTTGCAACTAGACATACAGGTAAATTTATGAAAATGCATAATGGTATTTTTATAGATATATTATCGCAAGATAATACATCAAATAATAAATTTATTCAGAACTTGCATATATATGCTACTTTAATTACAAGGTCAATGGTATTCAATAAATGGGCTAATAAAAAAATGAAAACAGGTGGAAAACATCCTGTGTTGTGTAAAATAGGAAATTTTATGAAGAATAAATGTTCATATAAATTTTTAGAGTATTTACAAGATAATATTATAACTTTATTCAAAAATAGTAAAAAAGCAGAGTACTTATATGATGGAATGGGAAGAAATTTAAGAAGAGGAGTATTCCCAAAAGAATGGTTAGATGAAGTTATTTATGTAGATTTTGAAGGATATAAACTACCTGTACCAAAACACTATGATGAATATCTTACATATTTATATGGAGATTATATGCAAATGATTCCTGTTAGCCAAAGAAGAACAAGTCACAGCATAGTACTTATGGATTTAGGTGAATATACAAACTTTAAACTTATTAATGAAAATGTAGATTAA
- a CDS encoding dihydroorotate dehydrogenase, whose protein sequence is MANLNVKFKDLNFKNPVIMASGTFGFGKEYNEIYDIEKLGGISSKGLTLNQKDGNNGMRVFETPSGMMNSVGLENPGVQGFIDKELPFFSDLDLVRIVNLGGGTLDDYIKGAELLRGRDVDVIELNISCPNVKAGGMAFGIKNEVAREVVREVRKVVDKPLVIKLSPNAEDIVGMARVCEEEGADGVSLVNTFKALAIDINKRKPVFENVYAGLSGPAIKPIALRMVNEVSKNIEIPVWGMGGITNANDAIEFIMAGSSCIQVGTANFVNPRIGLEIIDGIEKFMKQEGIKTLDEIRGII, encoded by the coding sequence ATGGCTAATTTAAATGTAAAATTTAAGGATCTTAATTTTAAAAATCCAGTAATAATGGCATCTGGGACGTTTGGATTTGGGAAAGAATACAATGAAATTTATGATATAGAAAAATTAGGTGGAATAAGCAGTAAAGGACTTACATTGAATCAAAAAGATGGAAATAATGGTATGAGAGTATTTGAAACTCCATCAGGAATGATGAATAGTGTGGGATTAGAAAATCCGGGGGTACAAGGATTTATAGATAAAGAACTACCTTTCTTCTCTGATTTAGATTTAGTGAGAATAGTTAATCTTGGTGGAGGAACATTAGATGACTATATAAAAGGTGCTGAACTACTAAGAGGAAGAGATGTGGATGTAATAGAGTTAAATATATCTTGTCCAAATGTAAAAGCTGGAGGAATGGCTTTTGGAATAAAAAATGAGGTTGCAAGAGAAGTTGTTAGAGAAGTTAGAAAAGTTGTAGATAAACCTCTTGTAATAAAATTATCTCCAAATGCTGAAGATATAGTAGGTATGGCTAGAGTATGTGAAGAAGAAGGAGCTGACGGAGTGTCTTTAGTAAATACATTCAAAGCTTTAGCAATAGATATAAATAAAAGAAAGCCTGTATTTGAAAATGTATATGCAGGATTATCTGGACCGGCAATAAAACCGATAGCTCTTAGAATGGTTAATGAAGTTTCTAAAAATATAGAAATACCAGTGTGGGGAATGGGTGGAATAACAAATGCCAATGATGCTATAGAATTTATAATGGCAGGTTCTTCTTGCATTCAAGTTGGAACGGCAAACTTTGTAAACCCAAGAATAGGACTTGAAATAATAGATGGAATAGAAAAGTTTATGAAGCAAGAAGGAATAAAAACTCTTGATGAAATAAGAGGAATTATATAA
- a CDS encoding IspD/TarI family cytidylyltransferase — protein sequence MISAVIFAGGVGSRMKYSDIPKQFIEVEGKPIIIHTLEKFDNHPQIDKIVVSCLENWIQILEWEIQKYNLEKVVSIVKGGSNGHESIHNGLVELEKNSSEDDIVLICDGVRPMITEQLITNCIEETKKYGTAVPVTPSIDSVLESNDGVFCNKNYERSTMYITQAPQGYYMEKIMWAHDEAKRRNIDAPTSSSELLIELGEKVHLFIGERQNIKVTTPEDLYTLRSSYYYDHYKSFAKEELKFGL from the coding sequence ATGATTTCAGCAGTTATATTTGCAGGTGGAGTTGGTTCTCGTATGAAATATTCAGACATACCAAAACAATTTATAGAGGTAGAAGGAAAACCAATTATAATTCATACATTAGAAAAATTTGACAATCATCCACAAATAGATAAAATTGTAGTTTCATGTTTAGAAAACTGGATTCAAATACTAGAATGGGAAATACAAAAATATAATTTAGAAAAAGTTGTAAGCATAGTAAAAGGTGGCAGTAATGGTCATGAATCCATACATAATGGATTAGTAGAATTAGAAAAAAATTCATCAGAAGATGACATTGTATTAATCTGTGATGGTGTACGTCCTATGATAACTGAACAGCTTATAACAAATTGCATAGAAGAAACTAAAAAATATGGTACAGCAGTACCTGTAACTCCTAGTATAGATTCTGTATTAGAAAGTAATGATGGAGTTTTCTGTAATAAAAATTATGAAAGAAGTACAATGTATATAACCCAAGCTCCACAAGGATATTATATGGAAAAAATAATGTGGGCACATGATGAAGCAAAAAGAAGAAATATAGATGCACCAACATCATCAAGTGAATTATTAATAGAACTAGGTGAAAAGGTACACTTATTCATAGGAGAACGTCAAAATATTAAAGTTACCACACCAGAAGATTTATATACTTTAAGGTCTAGTTACTATTATGATCACTATAAAAGTTTTGCTAAGGAGGAATTGAAATTTGGATTATAA
- a CDS encoding DNA-3-methyladenine glycosylase family protein, with the protein MNIIEKDNKIILEGISDDFDPQHVFDCGQCFRWLKEEDSSYTGVVQGRVINVKKENDLIIFDNTNKEDFDNIWFDYFDLGRDYSEIKNELKTMDEYLEKATEFGQGIRILQQDGWEMLISFIISANNRIPMIQRAINNLSEKYGEFIEEYRGKKYYAFPKPEKLCKASVEDIRACQTGFRDKYIKSVADYVIENNEDVLSYRELSTEECIKELVKFNGVGPKVADCIALFGMQKYDTFPVDVWVKRVMEEFYVEDNLSLPKIRKFALEKFGDSAGFAQQYLFYYARELGIGR; encoded by the coding sequence ATGAATATTATAGAGAAAGATAATAAAATTATATTAGAAGGAATAAGTGACGATTTCGATCCACAACATGTGTTTGATTGTGGCCAGTGTTTTAGATGGTTAAAAGAAGAAGATAGTTCATATACAGGTGTAGTACAAGGAAGAGTTATAAATGTAAAAAAAGAAAATGATTTAATCATTTTTGATAATACTAATAAAGAAGACTTTGATAACATATGGTTTGATTATTTTGATTTAGGAAGAGACTATAGTGAAATAAAAAATGAATTAAAAACTATGGATGAATATTTAGAAAAAGCAACAGAATTTGGACAAGGTATAAGAATTTTACAACAAGATGGGTGGGAAATGCTTATATCTTTCATAATATCTGCAAATAATAGAATACCAATGATTCAAAGAGCTATAAATAACTTATCAGAAAAATATGGTGAGTTTATAGAAGAATACAGAGGTAAAAAATACTATGCTTTTCCAAAACCAGAGAAACTATGTAAAGCATCTGTAGAAGATATAAGAGCATGCCAGACAGGATTTAGAGATAAGTATATAAAAAGTGTCGCTGACTATGTTATTGAAAATAATGAAGATGTTTTATCTTATAGAGAATTGAGCACAGAAGAATGTATAAAAGAATTAGTTAAATTTAATGGTGTAGGACCAAAGGTAGCAGATTGTATTGCTTTATTTGGGATGCAAAAATATGATACATTTCCAGTGGATGTTTGGGTAAAAAGAGTTATGGAAGAATTTTATGTGGAAGATAATTTAAGTCTACCTAAAATAAGAAAGTTTGCATTAGAAAAGTTTGGTGATTCAGCAGGATTTGCACAACAATATTTGTTCTACTATGCGAGAGAATTAGGTATAGGTAGATAA
- the pyrE gene encoding orotate phosphoribosyltransferase translates to MNKVDVVEILKKSDALLEGHFLLSSGKHSNKYVQCAKVLRFPEYAEQVLSTVVEQIKDLGIDLVVGPAMGGVIVSYELGRQLKKESVFTERKDGVMQLRRGFEVKPGAKIIIAEDVVTTGKSTIETKKCLEALGGDVIGVACIANRTSEDIGMPIYSAIKLDIQVHEADECPLCKEGKEDLVKPGSREFKELGM, encoded by the coding sequence ATGAATAAAGTAGATGTAGTTGAAATATTAAAGAAAAGTGATGCACTATTAGAAGGACATTTTTTATTATCATCAGGAAAGCATAGTAATAAATATGTACAATGTGCAAAGGTATTAAGATTCCCTGAATATGCAGAGCAAGTATTAAGTACAGTTGTTGAGCAAATAAAAGACTTAGGAATAGATTTAGTAGTTGGACCAGCTATGGGCGGAGTAATAGTTTCTTATGAACTTGGAAGACAACTTAAAAAAGAATCAGTATTTACTGAAAGAAAAGACGGAGTAATGCAACTTAGAAGAGGGTTTGAAGTTAAACCAGGAGCTAAAATAATAATAGCAGAAGATGTTGTTACAACTGGTAAATCAACAATAGAAACTAAAAAATGCTTAGAAGCTTTAGGCGGAGATGTAATAGGAGTTGCTTGTATAGCAAACAGAACTAGCGAAGATATAGGAATGCCTATATACAGCGCTATAAAATTAGATATACAAGTTCATGAAGCTGATGAATGTCCTCTTTGTAAAGAAGGAAAAGAAGATTTAGTTAAGCCAGGAAGTAGAGAATTTAAAGAATTAGGAATGTAA
- a CDS encoding NAD-dependent epimerase/dehydratase family protein, translating into MDYKIKSNVNEFVYNDAYEITQSEIPWESFNNKTILITGAGGFIGYYLTLSLLLRNDLHNQNLKVVGMVRNEKNASAKYGKLLDRDDFKLVIQDVCNEFVIDEEVNYIVHAASNASAWHFENKPVETINANLIGTMNVLEFARKNSDCKVLFISSLKVYGSVHDGSKDLKEDNIGYIDHTSYKNCYAQGKRAAETLCATYNKEYGLDIKIARPSYIYGASKLDDDRVWAQFFANVVKKQNILLKSNGATMRSFCYVTDTVSALLTILLKGENIRPYNISSEENNVTIRDFAKMSVNVFPERKLSLSFANKSDEIEPIQSYFSATPEILNNNRLMSIGWLPKVNLKEGIIRSINTIEEQNKDVLLMEGK; encoded by the coding sequence TTGGATTATAAAATAAAGTCAAATGTTAATGAATTTGTATACAATGATGCTTATGAAATTACACAATCAGAAATTCCATGGGAAAGTTTTAATAATAAAACTATATTAATTACTGGAGCAGGTGGGTTTATAGGATATTATTTAACATTATCATTACTTTTAAGAAATGATTTACATAATCAAAATTTAAAAGTAGTTGGAATGGTACGTAATGAAAAGAATGCATCGGCTAAATATGGAAAATTATTAGACAGAGATGATTTTAAATTAGTAATACAAGATGTTTGCAATGAGTTTGTTATAGATGAAGAAGTAAATTATATTGTACATGCGGCAAGCAATGCAAGTGCATGGCACTTTGAAAATAAACCAGTTGAAACAATAAATGCTAATCTTATAGGAACTATGAATGTTTTAGAATTTGCAAGAAAAAATAGTGATTGCAAAGTATTATTCATATCAAGCTTGAAAGTTTATGGAAGTGTTCATGATGGATCAAAAGATTTAAAAGAAGATAATATAGGATACATAGATCATACTTCATATAAAAATTGTTATGCACAAGGAAAAAGAGCTGCAGAAACATTATGTGCTACATATAATAAGGAGTATGGATTAGATATTAAAATAGCAAGGCCAAGTTATATTTACGGTGCAAGTAAATTAGACGATGATCGTGTATGGGCGCAGTTTTTTGCTAATGTAGTAAAGAAGCAAAATATACTTTTAAAAAGTAATGGAGCTACAATGAGATCTTTTTGTTATGTTACAGATACGGTATCAGCTTTGTTGACTATCTTATTAAAGGGTGAAAATATAAGACCATATAATATATCATCTGAAGAAAATAATGTAACAATACGTGATTTTGCTAAAATGTCAGTAAATGTTTTTCCAGAAAGAAAGTTATCTTTAAGTTTTGCTAATAAAAGTGATGAAATTGAACCTATACAGTCTTATTTTTCAGCAACTCCTGAAATATTAAACAATAACAGGTTAATGAGTATTGGTTGGCTACCTAAAGTTAATTTAAAAGAAGGTATTATAAGATCAATAAATACTATTGAAGAACAAAATAAAGACGTGTTATTAATGGAAGGGAAATAG
- a CDS encoding CDP-glycerol glycerophosphotransferase family protein codes for MNINFFIKQCIKMGVQNVLLPIVYKIYSRNPVNNSLVIFADAHHKEIPYSMKLMKEKFEDTNFKVEECYADYQSNSYIKVIYEMIRFMKLYATAKYVFICDNFLPVSSCKKRKDTVVVQLWHAGGILKKFAYDTDDDIPNYYKGNVFKNYDLVTVSDECCIPIYESAMKLDKGVAKATGLSRTDSFFLDSHIQNCRKLFYKKHPDAIGKKIVLWAPTFRGKANNPFILGEDYINELGKKIGKEWYVLTKVHPHLDSKSRISNTDIHTEELLLVIDILITDYSSVIFDYILLKKPLILFIPDYDEYKQKRGFYIPLESIPGRIVKDGKELDKELLNEYNNFNVEKIRQFSNQYMSKCDGNCTERLFDMLLKEFN; via the coding sequence ATGAATATAAATTTTTTTATAAAACAATGTATAAAAATGGGTGTACAGAATGTTTTACTGCCTATAGTTTATAAAATATATAGCAGAAATCCTGTTAATAATAGTTTAGTTATTTTTGCAGATGCACATCATAAAGAAATACCTTATAGCATGAAACTAATGAAAGAGAAATTTGAAGATACAAATTTCAAAGTTGAAGAATGTTATGCGGACTATCAATCTAATTCATATATAAAAGTTATTTATGAAATGATTAGATTTATGAAACTATATGCAACAGCAAAATATGTATTTATTTGTGATAATTTTTTGCCAGTATCTTCTTGTAAAAAAAGAAAAGATACTGTGGTTGTACAATTATGGCATGCAGGTGGTATATTAAAAAAATTTGCTTATGATACAGATGATGATATACCTAATTACTATAAAGGAAATGTATTTAAAAACTATGACCTTGTAACTGTTAGTGATGAATGTTGTATACCGATATATGAGAGTGCTATGAAGTTGGATAAAGGAGTAGCAAAAGCCACGGGATTAAGCAGAACAGATTCATTCTTTTTAGATTCACATATACAAAATTGCCGTAAATTGTTTTATAAAAAGCATCCAGATGCAATAGGCAAAAAAATAGTTTTGTGGGCTCCGACATTTAGAGGAAAAGCAAATAATCCTTTTATATTAGGAGAGGACTATATAAATGAATTAGGGAAAAAAATAGGCAAAGAGTGGTATGTTTTGACTAAAGTACATCCACATTTAGACTCTAAAAGTCGTATTTCTAATACTGATATACATACAGAAGAGTTATTATTAGTTATAGATATATTGATAACTGATTATTCTTCAGTTATTTTTGATTATATATTATTAAAGAAACCTTTGATTTTATTTATACCAGATTATGATGAATATAAGCAAAAAAGAGGTTTTTATATACCACTTGAATCTATTCCTGGACGAATAGTTAAAGATGGAAAAGAACTAGATAAAGAATTATTAAATGAATATAATAACTTTAATGTTGAAAAAATCAGGCAATTTTCAAATCAGTACATGAGTAAATGTGATGGAAACTGTACTGAGAGATTATTCGACATGTTATTAAAGGAATTTAATTAA
- the cls gene encoding cardiolipin synthase: MVLKIILVLFYILSIIISIKLILENRDPSKTLIWILIFMLFPVIGILFYAILGRNIRKIKMKKTYKMANNMKKENLLFNLDEMKELAQGQSTMIKEGKLPYGKNIDFRVLRIVSLLLNTGIFPFTINNNVEIYVDGNEKFENLIKDIRNAKDHIHLEYFIIKDSEIGEKIKKELIDKAKSGVKIRIIYDDVGCWRFWFHRKFFNEMRTYGIEIIPYLKGKITIPIGGQLNYRNHRKIVVIDGQIGYTGGINIGDEYIGKNKKFGYWRDTHIRIEGTSVYMLQMIFLTDWYYNTKKVLLKENLFPKLKDKGSCMMQIVASGPDSDWESMHYAYFYAICQAKKSIYIETPYFIPDESLLKALKCAALSGVELIILFPEIADHKIVNTASYSYFQEILESGGKVYLYNKGFLHSKVIIIDNFMASTGSANMDLRSFKLNFEVNAFIYDENIINEIKDDFLEDLKHGKELKQNMFENRKIVNKIKESVCRLFSPIL; encoded by the coding sequence ATGGTTTTAAAAATCATTTTAGTACTCTTTTATATACTAAGTATTATTATTTCTATAAAACTTATATTAGAAAATAGGGATCCTTCAAAAACATTAATATGGATTTTGATTTTTATGTTATTTCCAGTTATAGGTATATTGTTTTATGCTATATTAGGAAGAAATATTAGAAAAATAAAAATGAAGAAAACCTATAAAATGGCAAATAATATGAAAAAAGAAAATCTTTTATTTAACTTGGATGAAATGAAAGAATTAGCACAAGGTCAAAGTACAATGATAAAAGAAGGAAAGCTACCCTATGGTAAGAATATAGACTTTAGAGTCTTAAGAATAGTTAGTTTATTACTTAATACAGGAATTTTCCCATTCACTATTAATAATAATGTAGAAATTTATGTGGATGGAAATGAAAAATTTGAAAATTTAATAAAAGATATACGAAATGCAAAAGACCATATTCATTTAGAATATTTTATAATTAAAGACAGTGAAATTGGAGAAAAAATAAAAAAAGAGCTAATAGATAAAGCTAAATCTGGTGTAAAAATAAGAATAATTTATGATGATGTAGGTTGTTGGAGATTTTGGTTTCATAGAAAATTTTTCAATGAAATGCGAACTTATGGCATAGAAATAATTCCATATTTAAAAGGTAAGATTACAATACCCATAGGAGGACAGCTTAATTATAGAAATCATAGAAAGATTGTAGTTATAGATGGACAAATAGGATACACCGGTGGAATAAATATAGGTGATGAATATATAGGTAAAAATAAAAAATTTGGATACTGGAGAGATACTCATATAAGAATAGAAGGAACATCAGTTTATATGCTACAGATGATTTTTTTAACTGATTGGTATTACAATACAAAAAAAGTATTATTAAAAGAAAATTTATTTCCTAAGTTAAAGGATAAAGGTAGCTGTATGATGCAAATTGTGGCTAGTGGTCCAGATTCAGATTGGGAGTCTATGCATTATGCTTATTTTTATGCTATATGTCAGGCTAAAAAAAGTATATATATAGAAACCCCATACTTTATACCAGATGAAAGTTTGTTAAAAGCTTTAAAATGCGCAGCTTTAAGTGGAGTAGAACTTATAATTTTATTTCCGGAAATTGCAGATCATAAAATTGTAAATACTGCATCCTATTCTTATTTTCAAGAAATATTAGAATCTGGTGGGAAGGTATACTTATATAATAAAGGTTTTTTACATTCAAAGGTTATAATTATTGACAATTTTATGGCATCTACAGGATCTGCCAATATGGATCTTAGAAGCTTTAAATTGAATTTTGAAGTTAATGCTTTTATATATGATGAAAATATTATTAATGAAATAAAAGATGACTTTTTAGAAGATTTAAAACATGGAAAAGAGTTAAAACAGAATATGTTTGAAAATCGAAAAATAGTTAATAAAATAAAAGAATCAGTTTGTAGATTATTTTCACCAATACTATAA